The following DNA comes from Verrucomicrobiota bacterium.
ATATTCCAACATCAACAAGATTTTCAAAAAGCTGAAGATATGCTTAATAAAGCATTAAAAGCCAACCTTGAACTATGTCATAAGGAAAGAAGCGAACGTTGCTATTTTGCTTTAGGAATCGTCTATACAAGCCAAAAGAATTTAGTAAAGGCTGAAGAAATGTATGCAAATTCTTTGGCTCTCAACAAGGAACTAAAACAAGATGACAGAATTTCGTATTCAACTGGAAGTTTAGGAACACTATACATGCTACAGGGTAAATTCGCAAAGGCTGAAGAAAGATTTAAGCAAGCTTTAGCAATAGAGCAAAAACTTGGGCGTATCGAAGGAATTGCGATATCTAGAAATTGTTTAGGAAATGTATATAAGAAACTCAACAACATTGAAGGAGCTATTGAGCAGTATAAGGAATGTGTAAAGTTATTTAAAGACATCGCACCTGATAAATCAAAAGCTCTGGAAGCTTCGATTGCTAAACTAGAAAACCAAATAACTACTTCCTCGGATGAAACCTCGAATGAGCATCCTTCAAATCAGTAATGGTTAATCGTAAATACTGCTCTGTCGTCACCAACGACCTATGTCCTAGCATCTCTTGAACGTGCCTGAGGTTTGCGTTGTTCTGCACCATATGAGTCGCGCAAGTATGTCTCCAAACGTGAGCCGTGAGTTTCTGCTTCAATCTAGCTAGACGCCCATACTTTTCTAGCATGGTATCCAGGGTTGTTCCTCCAATTGGCCCATTCCTACGATTGGATACGAATAGCACATCGCAAGCTTTGCCTTTGAGGATTTCAGGGCGTATGCCACTGATATAGTTGGCTAGGTATTCACAGGCAGTCTTAGACAATGGAACAACTCTGTCTTTTGCTCCTTTGCCATGATTGATCCTGAGTAGTTCATCATCAAGATTCACATCAGTCAGCTTGAGAGCCAATAATTCGGCCCGTCTAATTCCTGTGCAGTAGAAGACCTCAAGGATTGTTCTATCACGATAACCAAGAGATGTTTCTATATCAGGAGCCTCTATGACTCTCTCAGCTTCTTTTATAGTCAATATGCTCTTAGGCAGTCTATCTGGTTTCTTGGGATATTGAATGTTCTCTGATGGAT
Coding sequences within:
- a CDS encoding tyrosine-type recombinase/integrase, with the translated sequence MNIDEAIGIYASHCEVLNFSPQSIKAQNNYLKRFGKFLERNSIADVLKVTADHLQFFQQDLYYEKSERGRQRSVTNQTQILIAVRNLYKLLHSDGRLKTDPSENIQYPKKPDRLPKSILTIKEAERVIEAPDIETSLGYRDRTILEVFYCTGIRRAELLALKLTDVNLDDELLRINHGKGAKDRVVPLSKTACEYLANYISGIRPEILKGKACDVLFVSNRRNGPIGGTTLDTMLEKYGRLARLKQKLTAHVWRHTCATHMVQNNANLRHVQEMLGHRSLVTTEQYLRLTITDLKDAHSRFHPRK